In a single window of the Coffea eugenioides isolate CCC68of chromosome 3, Ceug_1.0, whole genome shotgun sequence genome:
- the LOC113766350 gene encoding uncharacterized protein K02A2.6-like, with amino-acid sequence MALEMEIKDLLVFSDSDLLVHQTLKEWITRDSKILPYHCNLLELANKFKSLEFRHISRVRNVFTDALATLSSMIQHPDELAIEPIQIHLQEKPAHCLVVEKSSDGRPWYNDIKEFLKTGSYPPGADTTAKSFVRRLSSKFFLNGEVVYKRTSDLGLLRCVDEDETEYLMKEVHSGLCGSHMNGHLLAKKIMRTENFWLTMEHDCVVFVRKCVKCQLHGHVMRTPPTELHNMTAPRPCSMWGMDVIGAIDPPASNGHQFILVAIEYFTKWVEAESYKHVTKKVVTDFLRKHIICHFGIPETLITDNAKNLNNDMVDGLCEQFKIRHRNSSIYRPQMNGAVEAANKNLKKIIRKMIERHRDWHEKLPYALMAYRTAIRTSTGATPYNLMYGMETVLPAEVEIPSLRILMEAKLDEADWVKQRHE; translated from the coding sequence ATGGCATTAGAAATGGAGATTAAGGATTTACTAGTGTTCAGCGATTCAGATTTGCTTGTACATCAGACTCTCAAGGAGTGGATCACTCGGGATTCAAAGATCTTGCCTTATCATTGCAACTTACTGGAGTTAGCGAATAAGTTTAAGAGTTTGGAGTTTCGGCATATTTCCCGTGTCAGAAATGTCTTTACCGATGCATTGGCCACTTTATCTTCAATGATTCAACATCCAGATGAGTTGGCAATTGAACCTATCCAGATTCATCTACAAGAAAAACCTGCTCACTGCCTAGTTGTGGAAAAGTCTTCCGATGGCCGTCCCTGGTACAACGATATCAAGGAATTTCTCAAAACAGGGTCCTATCCCCCTGGAGCCGATACAACTGCTAAAAGTTTCGTGCGCAGATTGTCTTCTAAATTTTTCCTAAACGGAGAAGTGGTATACAAAAGGACGTCAGACTTGGGCCTTCTAAGATGTGTTGATGAAGACGAAACAGAATACCTGATGAAAGAAGTACATAGTGGACTGTGCGGATCACATATGAATGGCCATTTATTAGCAAAGAAGATCATGCGGACCGAAAATTTttggcttactatggagcatgattgtgtaGTTTTTGTTAGAAAATGCGTAAAGTGTCAATTGCATGGACATGTTATGCGCACTCCCCCCACAGAATTACACAATATGACTGCTCCCAGGCCATGTTCGATGTGGGGTATGGATGTAATCGGAGCAATTGACCCTCCCGCTTCAAATGGGCATCAGTTTATTCTGGTGGCAATTGAATATTTCACCAAGTGGGTCGAAGCTGAATCTTATAAGCATGTGACTAAAAAGGTGGTGACGGACTTTCTAAGGAAGCACATCATTTGTCATTTTGGAATACCAGAGACATTAATCActgacaatgccaagaatctcaACAATGATATGGTAGATGGATTGTGTGAACAGTTCAAAATCAGGCATAGGAACTCCTCTATTTATAGACCACAAATGAATGGAGCGGTTGAGGCCGCGAATAAGAACTTGAAGAAGATAATTCGCAAGATGATTGAAAGACACCGTGATTGGCACGAGAAGCTCCCTTATGCATTAATGGCATATAGAACTGCTATACGGACATCTACTGGGGCAACTCCCTACAACCTCATGTATGGGATGGAAACAGTATTGCCAGCTGAGGTCGAAATCCCTTCATTGCGCATTTTAATGGAGGCCAAGCTAGATGAGGCTGATTGGGTTAAACAACGTCATGAATAG